In a single window of the Streptomyces sp. NBC_00285 genome:
- a CDS encoding response regulator transcription factor, with translation MRVLIVEDEPYLAEAIRDGLRLEAIAADLAGDGDTALELLSINAYDIAVLDRDVPGPSGDEIAERIVASGSGMPILMLTAADRLDDKASGFALGADDYLTKPFELRELALRLRALDRRRAHNRPPVREIAGLRLDPFRREVYRDGRYVALTRKQFAVLEVLVAAEGGVVSAEVLLERAWDENADPFTNAVRITVSALRKRLGEPWVITTVPGVGYRIGTHPEAEHEGGDRG, from the coding sequence ATGCGTGTGCTGATCGTCGAGGACGAGCCCTATCTGGCGGAAGCCATCCGCGACGGCCTGCGCCTGGAAGCCATCGCGGCCGACCTCGCGGGCGACGGCGACACCGCTCTGGAGCTGCTGAGCATCAACGCCTACGACATCGCCGTCCTCGACCGTGACGTGCCCGGACCCTCCGGTGACGAGATCGCCGAACGCATCGTCGCCTCCGGCAGCGGTATGCCGATCCTCATGCTCACCGCGGCCGACCGTCTCGACGACAAGGCCTCCGGGTTCGCACTCGGCGCCGACGACTACCTCACGAAACCCTTCGAACTGCGGGAACTCGCGCTGCGGCTCAGGGCGCTCGACCGCAGACGTGCCCATAACCGGCCGCCGGTGCGGGAGATCGCCGGTCTGCGTCTGGACCCGTTCCGCAGAGAGGTCTACCGGGACGGCCGCTACGTCGCACTGACCAGGAAGCAGTTCGCCGTCCTGGAGGTCCTCGTCGCCGCCGAGGGTGGTGTCGTCAGCGCCGAAGTCCTCCTGGAACGCGCATGGGACGAGAACGCCGACCCGTTCACCAACGCCGTGCGCATCACCGTCTCGGCACTGCGCAAACGCCTCGGCGAACCCTGGGTCATCACCACGGTGCCGGGCGTCGGCTACCGCATCGGCACGCACCCGGAGGCCGAACACGAAGGAGGGGACCGTGGATAG
- a CDS encoding endonuclease/exonuclease/phosphatase family protein, giving the protein MIRNASRPGPWQRGPVLAALALLLGLLMLLHARITDVGGLGSLVETFLPWFGLFVPVLLAGALWRRSASAVAALLLPLLVWLNLFGGLLVDKSHSGGDLVVVSHNVGADNPDPAGTARDLAASGADLLALEEITPQAALTYEKELAKAYRYHAVRGTVGLWSKLPLSDTRTVDVAMLGMAGPLAQDLSADERAATPRALRTTVTTDKGPLAVYVAHLGSVRVMPRNGFWTSQRDAGADDLGKALAAERNQRVVLLGDLNGTTDDRALAGITSRLRSAQDAAGDGFGFSWPATFPVARIDQILVRGVRPESSWVLPATGSDHRPVAAGISW; this is encoded by the coding sequence GTGATCCGCAACGCCTCCCGGCCGGGGCCGTGGCAGCGCGGCCCGGTGCTCGCGGCGCTGGCACTGCTGCTGGGCCTGCTCATGCTGCTGCACGCGAGGATCACGGACGTCGGAGGCCTCGGCAGCCTGGTGGAGACCTTCCTGCCGTGGTTCGGCCTGTTCGTCCCGGTGCTCCTCGCCGGGGCCCTGTGGCGCCGCTCCGCCTCCGCTGTGGCCGCGCTGCTGCTGCCGCTCCTGGTGTGGCTGAACCTCTTCGGCGGGCTCCTCGTCGACAAGTCCCACTCGGGCGGCGACCTCGTCGTGGTCAGCCACAACGTCGGCGCCGACAACCCCGACCCGGCCGGCACGGCCCGCGACCTCGCCGCCTCCGGGGCGGACCTGCTGGCCCTGGAGGAGATCACCCCGCAGGCCGCGCTCACCTACGAGAAGGAGCTGGCGAAGGCGTACCGGTACCACGCGGTCAGGGGCACGGTCGGACTGTGGAGCAAGCTGCCGTTGTCGGACACCCGGACGGTGGACGTCGCGATGCTGGGCATGGCCGGGCCACTGGCGCAGGACCTGTCGGCCGACGAGAGGGCCGCCACGCCCCGCGCGCTGCGCACCACGGTGACCACGGACAAGGGGCCGCTGGCCGTGTACGTGGCCCATCTGGGGTCCGTGCGGGTCATGCCGAGGAACGGCTTCTGGACCAGTCAGCGCGACGCCGGCGCCGACGACCTCGGCAAAGCCCTGGCCGCCGAGCGGAACCAGCGGGTGGTGCTGCTCGGCGACCTGAACGGCACCACCGACGACCGCGCCCTCGCCGGCATCACCTCGCGGCTGCGCTCGGCCCAGGACGCTGCCGGGGACGGTTTCGGCTTCAGCTGGCCGGCGACGTTCCCGGTGGCGCGGATCGACCAGATCCTGGTCCGCGGAGTACGGCCGGAGAGCTCGTGGGTCCTGCCGGCCACCGGCAGCGACCATCGTCCGGTGGCGGCCGGCATCAGCTGGTGA
- a CDS encoding S9 family peptidase, with product MTAIGFAAWITTGRMTTMVDNPSTFHHRLIEQPRLTGLTLAPDGTRLVASVQRLGHEGSRYVSELWEVDPAGERESRPVAGSVQGDRAPEFAGTLLLLSDRESHDSPGASVWALSENGEAERIAHHPGGVTAFTAAARSATLAYSAALLPGTVDARTHGDLLQQRRRSAVSAVLHETTPTRADGVDLGPGEPHTFLLHPDAPPVDAGGQGLAGGGDMALSPDATVVAYTRAPTGSAPDTNTVVIADAATGGERHALSRPGHQYYRPVFTADGTRLICQRQREETYDSEWRVTLVAFDPVTGEETDLLPDFDNWPWPGRAIPSPIPGDATVWFTGDERGHCPIFRLDPDGTVTRLTASGAYTSLCVTPDAATLYALRSTLDSPPQAVRLDAATADQHPVSLRPLGDLGTLPGTLTEVHTTGDDGFALRGWLVLPEGARAEHPAPLLVAVHGGPQGSWSGWPWQWNPWPFAARGYAVLLPDPALSSGYGQRMQERGRGRYGGRPYSDVIALTDAALDRADLDATRTALAGFSFGGYLANRTATLTDRFRALVSHAGMWNLEAFQGDTDMHSYFRKIYGDPRTMRERYDADSPHLGVANLTTPTLIVHGGKDYRVPVGQSLALHHDLQRQGVPAKFLYFPEESHGVEAPHHLGLLYETALNFLDHHVLGAQWRRPPLL from the coding sequence GTGACCGCGATCGGGTTCGCCGCCTGGATCACCACGGGCAGGATGACCACCATGGTCGACAACCCGAGCACCTTCCACCACCGCCTCATCGAGCAACCGCGCCTGACCGGACTGACCCTCGCGCCCGACGGGACCCGTCTGGTCGCGTCCGTGCAGCGGCTCGGCCACGAGGGCAGCCGGTATGTGTCGGAGTTGTGGGAGGTGGACCCGGCCGGGGAGCGGGAGTCCCGCCCCGTGGCCGGGTCCGTCCAGGGCGACCGGGCCCCGGAGTTCGCCGGCACCCTGTTGTTGCTCTCCGACCGGGAGAGCCATGACTCGCCGGGAGCCTCGGTGTGGGCCCTTTCCGAGAACGGTGAGGCCGAGCGGATCGCCCACCACCCCGGCGGTGTCACCGCGTTCACCGCAGCCGCCCGCTCCGCCACACTCGCCTACTCGGCCGCTCTGCTCCCGGGCACCGTTGACGCCCGGACACACGGCGACCTCCTCCAGCAGCGTCGCCGGTCCGCCGTCAGCGCGGTCCTGCACGAGACGACTCCCACCCGCGCCGACGGCGTGGACCTCGGCCCCGGCGAACCGCACACCTTCCTCCTCCACCCGGACGCCCCGCCGGTCGACGCCGGCGGCCAAGGCCTCGCAGGCGGCGGGGACATGGCCCTCTCGCCGGACGCGACGGTGGTCGCCTACACCCGGGCCCCGACCGGTAGCGCCCCGGACACGAACACCGTCGTGATCGCCGACGCGGCCACCGGCGGGGAGCGCCACGCCCTGTCCCGACCGGGCCACCAGTACTACCGCCCGGTGTTCACCGCCGACGGCACCCGCCTGATCTGCCAACGCCAACGAGAGGAGACCTACGACAGCGAGTGGCGGGTCACCCTCGTCGCCTTCGACCCCGTGACCGGCGAGGAGACCGACCTCCTGCCGGACTTCGACAACTGGCCCTGGCCGGGAAGGGCGATTCCCTCGCCGATACCCGGGGACGCCACGGTGTGGTTCACCGGCGACGAACGGGGCCATTGCCCCATCTTCCGCCTCGACCCGGACGGCACGGTCACCCGTCTCACCGCCTCCGGCGCCTACACCTCCCTCTGCGTGACGCCCGACGCAGCCACGCTCTACGCGCTGCGCAGCACCCTCGACAGCCCACCGCAGGCGGTCCGCCTGGACGCTGCCACCGCCGACCAACACCCCGTTTCCCTCAGGCCACTCGGCGACCTCGGCACCCTTCCCGGCACCCTGACCGAGGTGCACACGACCGGGGACGACGGCTTCGCACTGCGCGGCTGGCTCGTCCTGCCCGAGGGCGCCAGGGCCGAACACCCGGCACCGCTCCTCGTCGCGGTGCACGGCGGCCCCCAGGGGTCCTGGAGCGGCTGGCCCTGGCAGTGGAACCCGTGGCCGTTCGCGGCCCGCGGCTACGCCGTACTGCTGCCCGACCCGGCCCTGTCCAGCGGATACGGCCAACGCATGCAGGAACGGGGCCGGGGCCGGTACGGTGGCCGGCCTTACAGCGACGTCATCGCGCTGACCGACGCCGCACTGGACCGTGCCGACCTCGATGCGACCCGGACGGCCCTGGCCGGCTTCTCCTTCGGCGGCTATCTCGCCAACCGCACCGCGACCCTCACCGACCGCTTCCGGGCCCTCGTCTCGCACGCCGGGATGTGGAACCTGGAGGCCTTCCAGGGCGACACCGACATGCACTCGTACTTCCGGAAGATCTACGGCGACCCGCGCACTATGCGTGAACGCTACGACGCCGACTCACCCCACCTCGGCGTGGCGAACCTGACGACACCGACGCTGATCGTGCACGGCGGCAAGGACTACCGGGTGCCCGTCGGTCAGTCCCTGGCCCTGCACCACGACCTCCAACGCCAGGGCGTGCCCGCCAAGTTCCTGTACTTCCCGGAGGAGAGCCACGGTGTCGAGGCCCCGCACCACCTGGGCCTCCTGTACGAGACGGCACTGAACTTCCTCGACCACCATGTCCTGGGTGCGCAGTGGCGGCGACCACCGCTCCTGTGA
- a CDS encoding helix-turn-helix domain-containing protein, with amino-acid sequence MRTTLDERVRSAVAALLHATGESQTELAGALGVSQAQVSRRQSGTAVWSLAYCDAVAVHYGIDPLDLLAGPTRAIETLPARRRRVPGSPADAAGPAAVQDGGA; translated from the coding sequence ATGCGGACGACGCTTGACGAGCGGGTGCGATCGGCGGTGGCCGCCCTCCTGCACGCGACCGGGGAGTCGCAGACGGAATTGGCCGGCGCCCTGGGCGTGAGCCAGGCTCAGGTGAGCCGCCGTCAGTCCGGCACCGCCGTCTGGAGCCTGGCGTACTGCGACGCCGTCGCCGTGCACTACGGCATCGATCCGCTCGACCTCCTGGCCGGACCCACCCGGGCCATCGAGACGCTGCCCGCGCGGCGCCGCCGGGTCCCCGGCAGCCCTGCCGACGCCGCAGGCCCCGCCGCCGTCCAGGACGGCGGAGCCTGA
- a CDS encoding glycoside hydrolase family 53 protein, protein MTVNGPRRIVKAAMLLAALALPASLLTTPTTASAAGSLTMRGADVSTAQRALDLGAKYYDASGTAKDPLDILKGLGVNYVRLRVWNNPASGYNNKAKVLSYAKQVKAKGLKLLVDFHYSDTWADPGNQNKPAAWAGHNISQLQTDVYNYTYDVCNSLKSQGTTPDSVQIGNEINVGMLWNEGKVVNNDFTNLSLLLKSGYNATKACNSGTQVIIHTADADSDANARWFYDGIKAKGVNWDITGLSYYCPWHGTIANMGSVVADVKSRYGKDVIIAETAYPFTSANADSTANSITTGCSGYPLSWQGQADNFTAVQNAARSNGAIGVFYWEPTWYAVTGNGWDPADISNSGNGWDNMAVFNWTGNVNPNIKWTP, encoded by the coding sequence ATGACCGTGAACGGTCCGCGCCGCATCGTGAAGGCCGCCATGCTGTTGGCCGCACTCGCTCTGCCCGCATCCCTGCTCACCACGCCCACCACCGCGTCCGCGGCCGGTTCGCTCACCATGCGCGGTGCCGACGTGTCGACCGCCCAGCGCGCCCTCGACCTCGGTGCCAAGTACTACGACGCGAGCGGCACGGCCAAGGACCCGCTGGACATCCTCAAGGGGCTCGGCGTCAACTACGTCCGCCTGCGGGTGTGGAACAACCCGGCCAGCGGCTACAACAACAAGGCCAAGGTGCTGTCGTACGCGAAGCAGGTGAAGGCCAAGGGGCTGAAGCTGCTCGTCGACTTCCACTACTCCGACACCTGGGCGGACCCCGGCAACCAGAACAAGCCCGCGGCGTGGGCCGGCCACAACATCAGCCAGCTGCAGACCGACGTCTACAACTACACGTACGACGTCTGCAACAGCCTCAAGTCGCAGGGCACCACCCCGGACAGCGTCCAGATCGGCAACGAGATCAACGTCGGCATGCTGTGGAACGAAGGCAAGGTCGTCAACAACGACTTCACCAATCTCAGCCTGCTGCTCAAGTCGGGCTACAACGCGACCAAGGCATGCAACAGCGGCACCCAGGTGATCATCCACACCGCCGACGCCGACAGCGACGCGAACGCACGCTGGTTCTACGACGGCATCAAGGCCAAGGGCGTCAACTGGGACATCACCGGGCTGTCCTACTACTGCCCCTGGCACGGCACGATCGCCAACATGGGCAGCGTGGTGGCCGACGTGAAGTCCCGCTACGGCAAGGACGTGATCATCGCCGAGACGGCCTACCCGTTCACCTCGGCCAACGCGGACAGCACCGCCAACTCCATCACGACCGGCTGCTCGGGCTATCCGCTCTCGTGGCAGGGCCAGGCGGACAACTTCACCGCCGTGCAGAACGCCGCGCGCAGCAACGGCGCGATCGGGGTCTTCTACTGGGAGCCGACCTGGTACGCGGTGACCGGCAACGGGTGGGACCCGGCAGACATCAGCAACAGCGGCAACGGCTGGGACAACATGGCCGTCTTCAACTGGACCGGCAATGTGAACCCGAACATCAAGTGGACCCCATAA
- a CDS encoding cytochrome, whose protein sequence is MGVQLNSGATADHGSLESMSLEPLMTRDYERDPAIVYERLRRTHGPVAPVDLLGVPVWLVLGYEEALEVLRDDHAWPKGLQNWRARREGRLPADWPLAPSLDVNHILIQGGEGYRGLKVAWDTALRPFQDPRHPVAKQLKARITRDADELITLFTQGGRTGWADLSAQFSRPLPLMVASHLLGFPGSQHDDALMDMWRVLDAGPDAGPALERLLATLSELGELKMKEPGDDFPSYLLASHPCLSVEELSRELMMLLGMTSDHVGILISNTVVEVITGNIPASASLSAGLIRETMNRVVMQKPPLINFVPRFPVADMRLGGYTVAAGDPVWVSVGAAHADPAFAEKVCPESAISTRAHLSWGAGPRQCPARELAGGAAAIGVSRLFERLSGMELSLPVDQLPWRSSPFMRGLRSLPVRYTLSDAPALPVSPPHPRPDTAAGSVPAHESAVRPRSSLWRYLAGLVRGR, encoded by the coding sequence ATGGGGGTTCAACTGAACAGCGGGGCGACAGCCGATCACGGGTCGCTGGAGTCGATGAGCCTCGAGCCGCTCATGACCCGCGACTACGAACGAGATCCGGCGATCGTGTACGAGCGTCTGCGGCGGACCCACGGTCCGGTCGCGCCGGTCGACCTGCTGGGCGTGCCCGTCTGGCTCGTGCTGGGCTACGAGGAGGCACTGGAGGTTCTCCGCGACGACCACGCGTGGCCGAAGGGTCTTCAGAACTGGCGGGCGCGCAGGGAGGGCAGGCTGCCTGCGGACTGGCCGCTGGCGCCGTCGCTGGACGTCAACCACATCCTGATCCAGGGCGGTGAGGGGTACCGCGGGCTGAAGGTGGCCTGGGACACCGCGCTGCGGCCGTTCCAGGACCCCCGGCACCCCGTGGCCAAGCAGCTCAAGGCGCGCATCACCCGTGACGCCGACGAGCTGATCACCCTGTTCACCCAGGGCGGGCGCACCGGGTGGGCGGATCTGTCGGCGCAGTTCTCGCGGCCGCTGCCGCTGATGGTCGCCAGTCATCTGCTCGGCTTCCCTGGCTCGCAGCACGACGACGCGCTGATGGACATGTGGCGGGTGCTGGACGCGGGACCGGACGCGGGGCCCGCCCTGGAGCGGCTGCTGGCCACGCTGTCGGAGTTGGGCGAACTGAAGATGAAGGAGCCCGGCGACGACTTCCCCTCCTATCTGCTCGCCTCCCATCCCTGCCTGAGCGTCGAGGAGTTGTCGCGCGAGCTGATGATGCTGCTGGGGATGACGTCGGACCACGTGGGCATCCTGATCTCCAACACCGTCGTCGAGGTCATCACCGGGAACATCCCCGCGAGCGCCAGCCTGTCGGCGGGGCTGATCAGGGAGACCATGAACCGGGTGGTGATGCAGAAGCCGCCGCTGATCAACTTCGTCCCGCGGTTCCCGGTGGCCGACATGCGGCTCGGTGGGTACACCGTCGCGGCGGGCGATCCGGTGTGGGTGTCGGTCGGTGCCGCGCACGCGGACCCGGCGTTCGCCGAGAAGGTCTGTCCCGAGTCGGCCATCAGCACGCGGGCGCATCTGTCCTGGGGTGCCGGTCCGCGGCAGTGTCCGGCCCGGGAATTGGCCGGTGGTGCGGCGGCGATCGGGGTGAGCAGACTCTTCGAGCGGCTGTCCGGCATGGAGTTGTCGCTGCCCGTGGACCAACTGCCGTGGCGATCCTCGCCCTTCATGCGGGGGCTGCGGTCGCTGCCGGTGCGGTACACGCTCTCGGACGCGCCGGCCCTGCCGGTGTCCCCTCCCCACCCCCGCCCCGACACGGCCGCCGGTTCCGTCCCGGCCCACGAGAGCGCGGTACGGCCGCGTTCGTCGCTGTGGCGTTACCTGGCGGGGCTGGTGCGCGGGCGGTGA